One genomic segment of Mustelus asterias unplaced genomic scaffold, sMusAst1.hap1.1 HAP1_SCAFFOLD_43, whole genome shotgun sequence includes these proteins:
- the LOC144482916 gene encoding uncharacterized protein LOC144482916: protein MEKPWKCEDCGKGFNYPSHLETHRRSHTGERPFICCVCGKGFVQSQHLQSHQRSHSNKRHLKCSNCEKSFKSKKHLKQHQHTHTGERPFICSVCGKGFTQSATLMRHQQTHTGKRPFTCSVCGKGFIQSSTLLRHQRVHTGERPFPCSKCGKEFTRLDTLSLHQHVHTEKLLFKHYE from the coding sequence atggagaaaccatggaaatgtgaggactgtgggaagggattcaattatcctTCCCATCTCGAAACTCATCGTCGcagtcacacaggagagagaccgttcatctgctgtgtgtgtggaaaaggTTTTGTTCAGTCACaacacctgcagtcacaccaacgCTCTCATTCCAATAAGAGACATTTAAAATGTTccaactgtgagaagagctttaagagcaaaaagcacttgaaacagcaccaacacacacacactggagagaggccattcatctgctctgtgtgtgggaagggattcactcagtcagccacaCTGATGAGACACCAGCAGACTCACACGGgaaaaaggccgttcacctgctcagtgtgtgggaaaggattcattcagtcatccaccctgctgaggcatcagcgagttcacactggggagaggccgttcccttgctccaagtgtgggaaggaattcactcggttAGACACTCTCAGTTTGCATCAACATGTTCACACtgaaaaattactttttaaacaTTACGAATGA